A region of Sulfurimonas sp. hsl 1-7 DNA encodes the following proteins:
- a CDS encoding AI-2E family transporter has protein sequence MKEKHIGYYLIVLASVVIILAGIKSASSIVVPFLLSVFIAIILAPTFSYLKSKGLPSALSLITVLGLFMLMIVLVVKLISTSAYQFSNNVEDYSVKLTIYYQYVVDFANSVGYTLTTESLAEMVNAKQIMKFISSMVQGVGALFTNGFVVILTVAFMLLEADTFVEKIKISSKNGLSHIDEIFSKIKHYMIIKALISFVTAFIIYVALVLIGTDYPFLWAVLAFLLNFIPNIGSILAAVPAVLISLVELGFMSASLVAGIYVVVNILIGSIVEPKIMGKGLGVSTLVVFLSLIFWGWLLGIVGMFLSIPLTIMAKIIFNANEKTQWIALLLDDGENLKK, from the coding sequence ATGAAAGAGAAGCATATTGGGTATTATCTCATTGTACTAGCAAGTGTCGTTATCATACTGGCAGGGATTAAAAGTGCTTCTTCAATAGTCGTCCCTTTTCTCCTTTCTGTTTTTATTGCAATTATCTTAGCACCCACTTTTTCTTACTTGAAATCAAAAGGGTTGCCTTCAGCACTTTCTCTCATCACAGTTTTAGGGCTGTTTATGCTCATGATTGTTTTAGTTGTAAAGCTAATCTCAACCTCTGCATACCAGTTTAGTAATAACGTTGAAGATTATTCAGTTAAGTTGACTATTTATTATCAATATGTGGTAGATTTTGCAAATAGTGTAGGCTACACTTTGACAACAGAATCTTTAGCTGAAATGGTTAATGCAAAACAAATAATGAAATTTATCTCCTCGATGGTTCAAGGTGTCGGTGCATTGTTTACTAACGGTTTTGTAGTGATTTTAACCGTTGCATTTATGTTACTAGAGGCAGATACCTTTGTAGAGAAAATAAAAATAAGTTCTAAAAATGGGCTCTCCCATATAGATGAGATCTTCTCAAAAATAAAACACTATATGATCATCAAAGCGCTTATATCTTTTGTAACAGCATTTATTATCTATGTAGCACTGGTTTTAATCGGCACTGATTATCCTTTCCTTTGGGCAGTACTCGCATTTTTACTCAACTTTATCCCAAACATTGGTTCAATTTTAGCAGCAGTTCCTGCAGTACTTATATCTTTGGTAGAGTTGGGTTTTATGAGTGCTTCACTTGTAGCGGGTATATATGTTGTTGTAAACATTCTTATAGGTTCAATAGTAGAGCCTAAAATTATGGGTAAAGGTTTAGGCGTATCTACTTTAGTTGTCTTTCTCTCGTTAATTTTTTGGGGCTGGTTACTTGGAATCGTGGGTATGTTTCTCTCGATCCCACTTACGATCATGGCAAAAATAATCTTTAATGCCAACGAAAAGACACAATGGATTGCCCTTTTACTTGATGATGGAGAGAATTTAAAAAAGTAA